Sequence from the Sphingomonas sp. OV641 genome:
GCGCCTTTCCTCCTGGACGGCGTTGGTCACCTTGGTGCCGTGGCCTCGGTCGTAGCGGGCATTGCGCTCGTCGGCCTCAGCTTTCCAAGGGGGAAGCGCAGCGCCGAGCATTATGCAGGCTGGGACAAGTACGTGATCTGAAAGTATCCTCGATCACTGCTGGCTCCATTGCGGACCTTGATCGCGCATCGCACCGTCTCGCGTGCCTTCGTCGCCGCTTTCTTGCGTCGTTCAATCGGGACCGGTTCACGGTCACGATCTGTCGCCGGCGACGATCGCCCGTTGACGCGGCGATGTTCATCATCGGCTGCCTTGGTGATCGCGCCCTCCGCCCAATACTGCTAATGAGAGCTGTTCGCATAGTGCGCGACGAGTAAAGCTTGGAGACGATCACCCATATGCCGTCACTTCGGGTCGCGCTGATTAAGCCTGCACTCGCGCTGGTCGCGTCGCTTATGCTGCTGTTGATTCCCGCTGCGGCGACGGCCGATCCCGGCGACGTGCAAACCGCTTGGCGTCTGCTCGATTATATGGCGGTCGATTATGGCGGTGCGGTCGCCAACGGCGCGGTCACAAGTGCGTCCGAATACGCGGAGATGACGGAGTTCGCCGCAGGCGTGTCCACCCGCCTGCGCGCGCTCCCTGCGACACCTGAGCGGCAATCCCTGATCCAACGGGCTTCGCAGCTCCAAGGCGTGATTGCCCGCAAGGGCTCGGCCCAACAGGTCGCGGCGCTCGCCTACGGGCTCGCCGCCGATCTGCTCAAGGCCTATCCGGTTCCGCTCGCCCCGGACAAGACACCGGACATCTCCACAGCAGGAGCGGTTTTTCGACAATCCTGCGCGTCCTGCCACGGCATGACAGGCAACGGGCACGGTCCCGACGCCGCCAAGCTCGACCCGCCACCGATCGCCTTTACTGATGCCGAGCGAGCGCGCCAGCGCAGCGTGTTCGCGCTCTATCAGGTGATAAGCCAAGGCATCGACGGAACCGCGATGCAGAGCTTCGTCGATCTGTCTAGCGATCAGCGCTGGGCGCTCGCGTTCCGCTCCGGCAGCTTCGCCTCCACCGACGCACAAGCGGTCGAGGGTGAGCGGCTGTGGAAGTCGGACGCGAGCTTGCGGGCACGAATTCCCGACCTGAAAACCCTGGTCGCGCTCACCCCCGCCGCGCTTGCGGGCAGCATCGGGCAGGTGAAAGCCGACGCGGTGCTCGCCTATCTGCGTCGCCACCCCGATCAGGTGATGCAACAAGCCCCAAGCCCGCTCGCCGTGGCGCGCGCCAAGCTTGCGCAAAGCCTCGCCGCGTTCCAGCGCGGCGACCGGCGCGCTGCAAAGGAACTGGCGCTGTCCGCCTACCTCGACGGGTTCGAGCCGATCGAACCGACGCTCTCGGCGCGCGACCCGAACCTCATGTCCCGGATCGAAGGCGCGATGGGAGAATATCGCGCCGCTGTGGAGAGCAGCACGTCAGCCGATGACGTGACCGAACGAGTGGCAGTGCTGGGCGGCCTGTTCGATGATGCCGAGGCCGCGCTCGCGCCCGACGCCGCGACGCAGGCGTCCACCTTCTTGGGAGCCTTCACGATCCTGCTGCGCGAAGGGCTGGAAGCTCTCTTGATCGTGGTGGCCATGATTGCGTTCCTCCGCAAAGCGGAGCGGCCGGAAGCCATGCGCTATGTGCATGGTGGCTGGGTCGGCGCGCTCGTCGCCGGCGGGATTACCTGGGCGGTTGCCACCTATGCGATCGGTATAAGCGGCGCGAGCCGGGAACTGACGGAAGGGTTCGGCTCGCTGTTCGCGGCCGTGGTCCTGCTCTCGGTCGGAATCTGGATGCACGGCAAGGCACAAGCTGATCAATGGCAACGCTATATCCGCGAGAAAATGTCACGGGCGCTATCGGGCGGGTCGGGATGGTTCCTGTTCGGGCTCGCATTCCTGGTTGTCTATCGGGAGGTATTCGAGACGATCCTTTTCTACGCCGCGCTCTCGACACAGGGGAACACCGCGATGCTGCTGGCCGGGGCCGGCGCAGCGATCAGCCTTCTCGCCGTCATCGCCTGGGCAATGCTCCGCTACAGCCGGACGCTGCCGATTACGCAGTTCTTCCGCTACAGCTCATGGCTGATGGCCGCTCTGACGGTCGTGCTGGCCGGTAAGGGAGTCGCTGCTCTCCAAGAGGCGGGGATCATCGACATAGCGCCGCTCGCCAGCGTGCCACGTATCTCGATGTTGGGCCTGTTCCCGACATTTCAGTCGGTGCTGGCACAACTCCTGATGCTTGCCGCGATCATGATCGGGTTCGCCTGGAACCGCCGCGCCAAGCCGCGGACGGGCGGGCCGCTAGCCTAGCGGCAGGGCAGGTGACGCCCCTCTCTAAAGCGTTGCTGCCAACCCTGACCGTGCATAGCACCGTCTCACGCGCCTTGGCTCGCAATGTAACGGGAGGGCGGCGGGGAAAGCGCCGCCCTCGGGCCATTTACGCGGCCATCTTGTCGCAAGCGTCGGCGCACTTGCGACACGCGGCGACGCAATCCTCCATGCCGTCCAGCCCTTCGCAGCTCGACGCGCACGCCCGGCAAATCTCGGCGCACTCGCGGCAGATATGCCGGTGGTGCTCGGACTTGCGCGCCATGAAGTCGATCGCGACACTGCAAATCTGAGCACAGTCCAGCATCAGCTTCATGTGCTGAGGCTCGGCGTGTCGCCCGCCCGCCTCCAGGCAGTGATTCATCGCCATGTGAAGGCAGGTGATGTGGCATTCATGGCAGGCGTCGATGCACGCCTTCATCTCGGGATCGATCTGATGCATTGTCTTTCCTTCCATATGCGCCCCCCTCCCCTTGTATATACGCGGTACTTGGCGCTATCCCTCGCCGCGGTTTGGACTTCACCGTCCTTACGGCTCGGACCATCGTCCAAGGTCAACCCTTTTCTTTAGCGCAACGCAGACTCACATGTTCCACTCCGATCGCAAGATCGGGCAATCCGGTCGATCTCCGCCCGCGCAGCGACGCGCCAGATCTTCGAGCGACTTGCGCATCGCTCGGAGCTCGTGCTCCTTGCGCTCCATCTCCGCGGCTCGTGCAAGCGCGAGGGCCTTGACCTCACCACTCGCCCGATCGCCGTCCTGCCACAGCGCGACGAGCTGGCCGATCTCCGAAATTGGAAAGCCCAGATCGCGTGCGCGGCCGATGAAGCGCAACATGTGGACTTCGCGTTCGTCATAGTCGCGGTAGCCGGAATCACGCCGCGTGGCCTTCGGAATGATGCCGATCGCCTCATAATGGCGGATCATCCGCTGGCTGACGCCCGAAGCTTTGGCCGCCTGTCCTATATTCACGTATCGCCTCCTCAAGCCGCTGTCGGACGCCAACGGCGAAGCGTCAGAGCATTGGCGACGACGCTGACACTCGACAGCGCCATCGCCGCGCCGGCGATCACCGGGCTTAGATACCCGAACGCTGCCAGCGGGATGCCGACCAGGTTGTAGATGAACGCCCAGAACAGCCCCTGGCGGATCTTGGAATATGTCCGTTTGGAGATGTCGATCGCGTCCGCGACCAGGCGCGGATCGCCCCGCATCAGCGTGATGCCCGCTGCGTGCATCGCAACGTCTGTTCCGGTTGACATGGCGATGCCGACATCTGCTGCAGCGAGGGCAGGGGCGTCGTTGACGCCGTCCCCGACCATCGCGACCGTGCGGTCCCCGCCCCGCAATGCTGCTACCGCATCCGACTTTCCTTCCGGCAGGACATTGGCAACGAAATCGTCGATGCCGAGCTTGGCCGCCGCTGCGCGGGCGCTTCCCGCATTGTCTCCGGTCAGCATCACGCTGCGTATGCCACGGCCATGCAGCGCCGCCACGGCAGCAGCGGCGGAAGCCTTGACCTCGTCGCCGAACGCCAGAAGGCCGAGAAGGCGGCGTTCGGGCGCGCGTTCCGCGACCCAGGAGACCGTCCGTCCCTCGGCTTCCAGCCTGGCCGCCTCACTCGCCAGCGGTGTCATCACGATAGCTTCGTCGTCCATCAAGCGCGTGCTGCCGAGGATCAGGTTGCGGCCGTTGACGTCTGCAGCAACCCCGCGGCCGGGCAGGCCGCGCATCCCGTTGGCGCGGGCGGGTTCGACGCCTTCCGAGCTGGCCCACGCCAAGACGGCCCGGGCGAGCGGATGCTCGCTTCCAGCCTGAAGCGCCGCGGCGAGCGCGATCAGCTCGGCGCGTTCGGCCCCCTCGGCCGGCAGTGCGGCCAGCAGCGAGGGCTTGCCCTCGGTCAGCGTGCCGGTCTTGTCGAACGCGACGATGTTGATGCGGTGCGCGGTCTCCAGCGCCTCCGCGTCCTTGATGAGGACACCGGCCCGCGCGGCAACGCCCGTGCCGGCCATGATCGCGGTCGGCGTGGCCAGGCCGAGCGCGCACGGACAGGCGATGACGAGCACCGCGACCGCGTTCAGGATCGCGACTTCCACTCCGGCGCCGGCGATCAGCCATCCGGCGAGGGTAAGCGCGGCTATGACGAGGACGATTGGCACGAACACGGCGCTGACCTTGTCGACGAGCCGCTGGATCGGAGCCTTGGCGCCTTGCGCGCTTTCGACCAGGCGCACGATGCGGGCGAGGGTGGTCTCAGCCCCCACCGCCGTCGTCTCGACCAGGATGAGCCCGTCCGCGTTGATCGATCCGCCGGTCACTGGGTCTCCAGCGGCCTTGGCGACCGGAAGGCTCTCTCCGGTGAGCATGGATTCATCGACATGGGTCGCTCCCTCGATCAGTCGTCCATCGACGGGGATGCGCTCCCCGGGCCGGACGCGGACGCGGTCACCCGAGCGCACCTCCGCCAGGGCAATCTCTCGTTCGCTGCCGTCGGTGCCGACAACGCGAGCCTGGTCGGGCCGCAGCGCCATCAGCGCGCGGATCGCCTCTCCGGTCTGACGCTTGGCGCGGCCTTCGAGCCATTTGCCGAGCAGGATAAGGGTGATGACGACGGCCGAAGCCTCGAAGTAATAATGCGCATCCATGCCGTGCATCGGCGCGAACAGCAGCTGGTAGAGGCTGAGCCCGTAGGCGGCCGATGTGCCGATCGCGACCAACAGGTCCATGTTGCCGGTTCGGGCGCGCGCGGCCTTCCAACCCGCGCGATAGAAGCGCGCGCCCAGCCAGAACTGCACGGGCGTCGCGAGCAGCAGCTGGATCCAGCCCGGCACCGCCACCTCGATACCGAACGGGGCCAGCAGCATCGGAACGACCAGCGGCAGCGACAGCGCCGCGGCGATCAGCACGTGGCGGAGCTCTCTTGTTGCGGCTGCGTCGCGGCGGGCGTCCTCGGCGCTTCGTTCCGCCTCCGCCGATCCGGTGCGCGCGAATGCGGTGTAACCAGCGCTTTCGACGGCCTCGACCAAGACATAAGTGGGGACGCCACCCACCGTTTCGATCCGCGCCGTCTCGGCTGCCAGGTTGACACTCGCGGAGCGGACGCCGGGCACTTTCAGCAGCGCCTTCTCGACCCGGCCGACACATGAGGCGCAGGTCATGCCCGTGATCGTCAACTCGGTCGTTTGCGTCAACGGGGTGTAGCCCGCCGCAAGAACCGCATCGGCTACGGCAGCGACATCGGATCGTCCATCGACGAACTCGACGTTCGCGCGCTCCGTCGCGAGATTGACCGAGACGCCGGCGACGCCCGGCACCCCGGCGATGGCGCGCTCCACCCGCCCGACACACGTCGCGCAGGTCATGCCATCGATGGCCAGCGACAGCCTGTCTTCGCTTCTCGCCTGTGTCTGCATTGGCAGCTGCGCCGGGGCGCTCATGGTCGTCTCCACTACTGAGTCGATGGCCTTATCGTCCCTCACATCGTGTCAAGGTCAACAGCTAAATACACCCCTTGACCCTGACACAGTGTCAAACCCCACATCTGCTTCATCCACCTCATGGAAGAACGAAGATGATCGATTTCAAAGTTCAGGGAATGACCTGCGGAGGCTGTGCGCGCGGTGTGACCAGCGCGCTTCAGCGCGTCGATGCCAAGGCCGTCGTCAACGTCGACTTGGCGAGCAAGACCGTTTCGGTAAACTCGACGGCCGATGTACAGCAACTCAAGCGGGCCATAGAGAAGGCCGGCTTCGCGGTGACGCAATAGAGAGCCCTATTTTGCCTGAGGGCTTTCGGGGCGGGCGCGTAAAAGGATTGTGTGTTGATCCGCACGCGCCCGCCTCGCGATCATAAGTGCACCGGCCTGAAACGGTCATGACACCGGCTGAAGCCTCAAAAGTCCGCGTTGTTACTTTATGGGGCGGGCGCGACCTTGACGGTGCATCGCACCGTCTCACGGGCTTTCGCAGCAGCTTCTACGCACCTTTCAATCGCTTCGCGATTAACCGTCACGATTCTGTCGGCCGCGACGATCCCACGGAACGCGGTCGGGCTGGCGCTCTGCATTAGGCGCTGCCCTGCTTCCCAACGTGGTAGGCCGAGCGTTCACGCCGCGATGCGCTGCGCCATCTGCTTGGGCGTCATCGCCATGACCGGGGCTTTGGAAAGAATATGGACAACATGGTCGATGCGGCCGGTCGCCGTGTCCACGCCCTGCTGAAGCACGCCAAGCGCCTTGCTGTAGTCGGGCACGTTGATCGCGCGGCGCGCTCGGCCGCCAAGCCCTCCACGGCACGGCGTAGCAATGCCAGCTCACGGTCCTGACCTTCTATCGCGGCACGCAACCGGTCGAACGCGCGGGCCTGGTCCTGCTCGGGCCGGGCATGGTCGCCCGCCATGTCCCTTGCCCCGGTCGCGCGACAGGGCGCGGACGAGCTGGCGCTGGTCGGCGAAGTCGCGCGGCCGTAATGGAGATGCACGTCGTCGCGATGCCGCGACATGCCGACATAGGCGCTGTGCCGGTCCATGCCGGGGGTGGCGAGGACAGGGGCGCGATCGACCGTCACCCCCTGCGATTTATGGATGGTGGCGGCATAGCCATGATCGACATGGGCATAATCCTTGGTGTCGAACGCGACACCGCGCCCGTCATCGAGGCGCACCGCCATGCCCTCGGGCGATACCCGCTCGATCGGGCGAGCGTGCCGTTCTTGACCCCCATGCCCCGTTCGTTGCGAAGGAACATGATGCGGTCGCCGGTCGCGAACTGGCGTGTCCCCCGCTCGGCCTTCACCGTCACGTCGCCGCCAAGGTCGTCCGACGAACGCCCAGCGCCAGCGCGGCGATCAGGTAGCGCATACAGATCTTGGTCGAAGCATCGTTGGCGGTCCCGTCCGATTGGAGCGGGACCATGCGGTTATTGAGCAGGC
This genomic interval carries:
- a CDS encoding heavy-metal-associated domain-containing protein, coding for MIDFKVQGMTCGGCARGVTSALQRVDAKAVVNVDLASKTVSVNSTADVQQLKRAIEKAGFAVTQ
- a CDS encoding four-helix bundle copper-binding protein, with product MHQIDPEMKACIDACHECHITCLHMAMNHCLEAGGRHAEPQHMKLMLDCAQICSVAIDFMARKSEHHRHICRECAEICRACASSCEGLDGMEDCVAACRKCADACDKMAA
- a CDS encoding heavy metal translocating P-type ATPase codes for the protein MSAPAQLPMQTQARSEDRLSLAIDGMTCATCVGRVERAIAGVPGVAGVSVNLATERANVEFVDGRSDVAAVADAVLAAGYTPLTQTTELTITGMTCASCVGRVEKALLKVPGVRSASVNLAAETARIETVGGVPTYVLVEAVESAGYTAFARTGSAEAERSAEDARRDAAATRELRHVLIAAALSLPLVVPMLLAPFGIEVAVPGWIQLLLATPVQFWLGARFYRAGWKAARARTGNMDLLVAIGTSAAYGLSLYQLLFAPMHGMDAHYYFEASAVVITLILLGKWLEGRAKRQTGEAIRALMALRPDQARVVGTDGSEREIALAEVRSGDRVRVRPGERIPVDGRLIEGATHVDESMLTGESLPVAKAAGDPVTGGSINADGLILVETTAVGAETTLARIVRLVESAQGAKAPIQRLVDKVSAVFVPIVLVIAALTLAGWLIAGAGVEVAILNAVAVLVIACPCALGLATPTAIMAGTGVAARAGVLIKDAEALETAHRINIVAFDKTGTLTEGKPSLLAALPAEGAERAELIALAAALQAGSEHPLARAVLAWASSEGVEPARANGMRGLPGRGVAADVNGRNLILGSTRLMDDEAIVMTPLASEAARLEAEGRTVSWVAERAPERRLLGLLAFGDEVKASAAAAVAALHGRGIRSVMLTGDNAGSARAAAAKLGIDDFVANVLPEGKSDAVAALRGGDRTVAMVGDGVNDAPALAAADVGIAMSTGTDVAMHAAGITLMRGDPRLVADAIDISKRTYSKIRQGLFWAFIYNLVGIPLAAFGYLSPVIAGAAMALSSVSVVANALTLRRWRPTAA
- the cueR gene encoding Cu(I)-responsive transcriptional regulator, whose protein sequence is MNIGQAAKASGVSQRMIRHYEAIGIIPKATRRDSGYRDYDEREVHMLRFIGRARDLGFPISEIGQLVALWQDGDRASGEVKALALARAAEMERKEHELRAMRKSLEDLARRCAGGDRPDCPILRSEWNM
- a CDS encoding DUF6118 family protein, with protein sequence MQSASPTAFRGIVAADRIVTVNREAIERCVEAAAKARETVRCTVKVAPAP
- a CDS encoding cytochrome c/FTR1 family iron permease, with translation MPSLRVALIKPALALVASLMLLLIPAAATADPGDVQTAWRLLDYMAVDYGGAVANGAVTSASEYAEMTEFAAGVSTRLRALPATPERQSLIQRASQLQGVIARKGSAQQVAALAYGLAADLLKAYPVPLAPDKTPDISTAGAVFRQSCASCHGMTGNGHGPDAAKLDPPPIAFTDAERARQRSVFALYQVISQGIDGTAMQSFVDLSSDQRWALAFRSGSFASTDAQAVEGERLWKSDASLRARIPDLKTLVALTPAALAGSIGQVKADAVLAYLRRHPDQVMQQAPSPLAVARAKLAQSLAAFQRGDRRAAKELALSAYLDGFEPIEPTLSARDPNLMSRIEGAMGEYRAAVESSTSADDVTERVAVLGGLFDDAEAALAPDAATQASTFLGAFTILLREGLEALLIVVAMIAFLRKAERPEAMRYVHGGWVGALVAGGITWAVATYAIGISGASRELTEGFGSLFAAVVLLSVGIWMHGKAQADQWQRYIREKMSRALSGGSGWFLFGLAFLVVYREVFETILFYAALSTQGNTAMLLAGAGAAISLLAVIAWAMLRYSRTLPITQFFRYSSWLMAALTVVLAGKGVAALQEAGIIDIAPLASVPRISMLGLFPTFQSVLAQLLMLAAIMIGFAWNRRAKPRTGGPLA